From one Mycobacterium colombiense CECT 3035 genomic stretch:
- a CDS encoding SDR family oxidoreductase gives MNLTGNTVLVTGGGSGIGRALAETLHRAGNRVVIAGRRRDVLQAVADANPGIEHRHLDLAEPDSIDRLATELTGSHPGLNVLVNNAAVMRTEDLSSGEAAPAEVAEQTVAVNLLGPIRLTAALLPTLLLQPEAAIANVTSALAFVPKAVVPTYSATKAGLHAYTQSLRHQLRHTPIQVIEIIPPRVETDMIAEQGGAGAMSLNAFVAEMFSLLHSQPDAAEIVVDAAQRVRFAARDGHYDDVFAAINP, from the coding sequence ATGAACCTGACAGGCAACACCGTCTTGGTCACCGGTGGCGGCAGCGGGATCGGTCGCGCACTGGCCGAAACCCTGCATCGAGCGGGCAACCGGGTCGTGATCGCCGGGCGCCGTCGCGACGTGTTGCAGGCCGTCGCCGATGCCAACCCGGGCATCGAACACCGCCATCTAGACCTGGCGGAGCCGGACAGCATCGATCGGCTGGCCACCGAACTGACCGGCAGCCACCCGGGTCTCAACGTCCTGGTCAACAACGCGGCGGTCATGCGCACCGAAGACCTATCGTCCGGCGAGGCCGCACCGGCCGAAGTCGCCGAGCAGACGGTCGCGGTCAACCTGCTGGGCCCGATACGGCTCACCGCGGCGCTGTTACCCACCCTGCTGTTGCAACCCGAGGCCGCAATCGCCAACGTCACCTCCGCTTTGGCGTTCGTCCCCAAAGCGGTCGTGCCGACTTACTCAGCGACGAAGGCGGGCCTGCACGCCTACACCCAGTCTCTTCGCCACCAGTTGCGGCACACTCCGATCCAGGTCATCGAGATCATCCCGCCGCGGGTCGAAACCGACATGATCGCCGAGCAGGGCGGCGCGGGCGCGATGTCGTTGAATGCCTTTGTCGCCGAAATGTTTTCGTTATTACACAGTCAACCTGACGCCGCAGAGATCGTAGTCGATGCCGCCCAGCGGGTGCGATTCGCCGCCCGCGACGGCCACTACGACGACGTCTTCGCGGCAATCAACCCTTAA
- a CDS encoding LLM class flavin-dependent oxidoreductase — protein MRIGIGLPSHIAHVPGPLTAEWASRAEQRGFAQLAAIDRLVYESLDSIVATAVAAGATTDIGLMTNVLLAPLYPAVLLSKQVTTLADASGGRLTLGLGIGSRSDDYAAVGVDYSRRGRILDETVAVLRDTCEGHTVTGDKALAPAPMRIPILFGGRADATIRRVATIGDGWTAGALRDYANQAALADRVRVAWAEAGRAERPRLHASVNFAFGDAGTIAAGRAHLRRYYGFKPDYAALNVEDMLSSANEAAQTVRAYRDLGFDGIMFHPCVAEIDQIDRLADAVL, from the coding sequence ATGCGCATCGGAATTGGATTGCCCAGCCATATCGCGCACGTGCCGGGACCGTTGACTGCCGAGTGGGCGAGCCGAGCCGAACAGCGGGGTTTCGCCCAACTCGCCGCGATAGACCGGCTGGTGTACGAAAGCCTCGACTCGATCGTCGCGACGGCCGTGGCCGCGGGCGCAACCACCGACATCGGCCTCATGACCAACGTGCTGCTGGCTCCGCTGTACCCCGCCGTGCTGCTGAGCAAGCAAGTCACCACCCTCGCCGACGCATCTGGTGGGCGGCTCACCCTCGGCCTCGGCATCGGGAGCCGATCCGACGACTACGCCGCCGTCGGCGTCGACTATTCGCGACGCGGACGCATTCTCGACGAGACCGTGGCCGTGCTGCGCGACACGTGCGAAGGCCACACCGTGACCGGCGACAAGGCGTTGGCCCCTGCGCCGATGCGGATTCCGATTCTGTTCGGCGGACGAGCGGACGCGACAATCCGCCGGGTGGCCACGATCGGTGACGGCTGGACCGCGGGCGCGTTGCGCGACTACGCGAACCAGGCCGCGCTCGCCGACCGGGTGCGCGTGGCATGGGCGGAGGCGGGCCGCGCGGAGCGCCCGCGGCTTCACGCCAGTGTCAACTTCGCCTTCGGCGATGCCGGCACCATCGCTGCCGGTCGTGCTCACCTCAGGCGTTACTACGGCTTCAAGCCCGACTATGCCGCCCTCAACGTCGAGGACATGCTCAGCTCCGCCAACGAGGCGGCCCAGACCGTGCGCGCCTACCGCGACCTAGGCTTCGACGGAATCATGTTCCACCCCTGCGTCGCCGAGATCGACCAGATCGACCGCCTGGCAGACGCGGTCCTCTGA
- a CDS encoding TIGR03086 family metal-binding protein — MTGNAGIGLETAPYRILNFALYFLLFDSPDGKVPVMPFADQTHLSRAAQAVDDLLAHLAEEDWMAPTPCTGWSVADVAQHLVEVNLDFADRMLPAGFQTPAGTTTPGDFLGSYRHSVEALNEALATQIGDSAVGIPPPQLSSRLALRVADLLTHSWDIASATGTPLHLPPDLCAEALTFAQSRSAALQRSGQFAPPQPIHEHAPAIDRLAALSGRQVHARPHGNHRAR; from the coding sequence ATGACCGGCAACGCCGGTATTGGCCTGGAGACCGCGCCTTACCGTATTCTTAATTTTGCCTTATATTTCTTACTATTTGATTCCCCCGACGGAAAGGTCCCCGTGATGCCTTTCGCTGACCAGACGCACTTGAGCCGCGCCGCCCAGGCCGTCGATGACCTTCTCGCGCATCTCGCCGAGGAGGATTGGATGGCTCCGACTCCGTGCACAGGCTGGAGTGTCGCCGACGTCGCACAGCACCTCGTCGAGGTCAACCTCGATTTCGCCGATCGAATGCTCCCCGCTGGCTTCCAAACACCTGCTGGCACAACCACACCCGGTGATTTCCTGGGCAGCTACCGCCACTCGGTCGAGGCACTGAACGAGGCGCTGGCGACCCAGATAGGCGACTCGGCCGTCGGTATCCCGCCGCCGCAACTAAGCAGCCGGCTGGCCCTTCGTGTGGCGGATCTGCTCACGCATAGTTGGGACATCGCGTCGGCCACCGGCACACCCCTGCACCTGCCACCGGATCTATGCGCCGAAGCCCTGACCTTCGCCCAGAGCCGCTCAGCGGCCCTACAACGCAGCGGCCAATTCGCGCCACCTCAACCAATCCATGAACACGCCCCCGCCATCGACCGACTGGCCGCTCTATCTGGCCGGCAAGTGCACGCACGTCCCCACGGCAATCACCGAGCACGCTAG
- a CDS encoding nuclear transport factor 2 family protein: protein MSGTSDPKTFVVKFAEFWADPSRHGLAGLLHQDVVLMQPLVPRMVGIEAAQTQFQRFGYCLPGLHAHVDYWSGDEDVVFIEFRLHAHIAGHLIEWPNVNRLCLRDGRAIERVTYFDPVAMLPTLLRHPSIAWRWWRSRVGVPQPR from the coding sequence GTGAGCGGAACTTCGGATCCAAAGACTTTTGTTGTCAAATTCGCCGAGTTCTGGGCAGATCCGTCGCGTCATGGTTTGGCCGGACTCCTGCACCAAGATGTGGTGCTTATGCAGCCACTCGTACCCCGGATGGTCGGGATCGAAGCTGCGCAAACCCAGTTCCAACGCTTCGGGTACTGCCTTCCCGGCCTGCACGCCCATGTCGACTACTGGAGCGGGGATGAAGATGTGGTCTTCATAGAATTTCGGCTCCACGCCCACATCGCAGGACATTTAATCGAATGGCCCAACGTGAATCGTCTGTGCCTCCGCGATGGCAGGGCGATCGAACGCGTCACTTACTTCGACCCCGTAGCAATGCTGCCCACGCTGTTGCGTCACCCCTCGATAGCGTGGCGCTGGTGGCGCTCTCGCGTCGGCGTCCCTCAGCCTCGCTGA
- a CDS encoding aminotransferase class V-fold PLP-dependent enzyme, translating to MRETFGEKFDVPPGYLDTASIGLPFARAADTLLDTVRQWTAGGIRVTDFDDDIAMARAAFAQLVGVSPTDVATGTSVSQLVGLVAASVPNGARILTVRDEFTSVTFPFAAQQHRGVTVTEVPPSDLISQMRGDDLVAVSAVQSADGAAIDLDELRVAAQDVGAVVLLDVSQAAGWQPLRLGWAHFAVGAGYKWLLAPRGAAWMATHPEVLAGLVPQVANWSAAQNMWSSLYGLPLRLCDQARRLDSSPVWFAQRGAAVSLPWLTGLDLTVVREHCVGLADAVLAGLGLPSRNSAIISLDLASQATQRLADAGVTVSTRAGRTRLSFHLYNTPDDVGLVLQALA from the coding sequence GTGCGCGAGACGTTCGGCGAGAAGTTCGACGTCCCGCCCGGCTACCTAGACACAGCCTCGATCGGACTTCCGTTCGCTCGCGCGGCCGATACGTTGCTCGACACGGTACGGCAATGGACAGCGGGCGGCATCCGGGTGACAGACTTCGATGACGACATCGCAATGGCGCGTGCCGCTTTCGCCCAACTGGTAGGCGTATCGCCGACTGATGTGGCGACCGGGACCAGCGTGTCTCAACTTGTCGGACTTGTCGCCGCAAGCGTGCCGAACGGCGCCAGGATCCTGACGGTGCGCGACGAATTCACCAGCGTGACATTTCCGTTCGCGGCGCAGCAGCATCGCGGCGTCACCGTAACTGAGGTCCCACCGAGCGATCTGATATCGCAGATGCGCGGAGATGATCTGGTCGCGGTCAGCGCGGTGCAATCCGCCGACGGCGCAGCGATAGATCTCGACGAACTGCGTGTCGCGGCACAAGATGTCGGGGCTGTCGTGTTGCTCGATGTCAGCCAGGCAGCCGGCTGGCAACCGCTGAGATTGGGTTGGGCGCATTTTGCTGTCGGCGCCGGATACAAGTGGCTGTTGGCGCCGCGCGGTGCTGCCTGGATGGCAACGCACCCCGAGGTGCTCGCTGGTCTCGTCCCGCAGGTGGCGAATTGGTCCGCGGCACAAAACATGTGGTCGAGTCTGTACGGCCTGCCGCTCCGGTTGTGTGACCAGGCGCGTCGTCTCGATTCGTCTCCTGTGTGGTTCGCGCAGCGCGGGGCGGCAGTGTCGCTGCCGTGGCTGACCGGCCTGGACCTCACGGTGGTACGCGAGCACTGCGTGGGCCTGGCTGACGCGGTGCTGGCCGGCTTAGGCCTTCCTTCGCGCAACTCGGCGATCATCTCACTCGACCTAGCGAGCCAGGCCACGCAGCGGTTAGCAGACGCTGGCGTCACGGTCAGCACCCGGGCTGGCCGGACCCGGTTGTCGTTTCACCTCTACAACACCCCCGACGACGTCGGCCTAGTCCTGCAGGCACTCGCCTGA
- a CDS encoding molybdopterin-containing oxidoreductase family protein: MQTVRSFCRVCTSVCGILVDVDGDEVIRVRGDQEHPFSHGYTCPKGRALPQLHHHPDRLERPRMRVDGRLRDATWDACLDDLGARLKEIIDRHGPESVAFYFSTMESAGFRMAEALHAAIGTPAKFSPLTIDGTAKPLVSDLVGGFMGLSGRTDLDNADFLLLVGVNPVVSHGHAISMPNPTGTVREIARRGQVWVIDPRRTETARLATAHLAPRPSTDHAVLAYLVREILCDGMKTDVPMQGIDELAAAVEPFTLEHTAQLADVAAADLVRLCEAVRAAECVAVETGTGVTMTAERANVTQWLAWVLMILTGAMNRPGGTWFHPGFAYQLETFGEFLPVTPIEGAFGPGPRSRPEAQAFINEWPCAVLPDEIAAGNIRALINVGGSLVTSFPETGKLIPALQHLEVFATTEIINNETTELATHVLPTKDPLERPDITIHDILSSHVSVQYSPAVVAPVGERRSMWWVFAELGRRLGYDLGNLGNPDTSTDDDVLAVLLAGARTGFDEVAAVGWAEAPRELPAAWVDDHIARMGGWRLAPPLLVDQLAALQPPAPLVMVPRRQRRKLNGQLDFLGEAPEILIHPDDGAAAGVADGEKVIVRSSSGELTGIAKVDDSIRRGAVSIPHGHHVANVNRLTNKDDIDVVTGMVRYSGIPVSLHPA; this comes from the coding sequence ATGCAAACGGTGCGTAGCTTCTGCCGTGTCTGCACCTCGGTCTGCGGCATCCTCGTCGACGTCGACGGCGACGAGGTGATCCGCGTCCGCGGCGACCAAGAGCATCCCTTCTCGCACGGCTACACCTGCCCGAAGGGCCGCGCGCTGCCGCAGCTCCACCACCACCCGGACCGACTCGAACGCCCGCGGATGCGAGTGGACGGCCGGCTGCGGGACGCCACCTGGGACGCCTGCCTGGACGACCTGGGCGCCCGGCTCAAGGAGATCATCGACCGGCACGGACCCGAGTCGGTCGCGTTCTACTTCTCCACCATGGAAAGCGCCGGCTTCCGGATGGCCGAGGCGCTGCACGCCGCCATCGGCACCCCGGCCAAGTTCAGCCCGCTGACCATCGACGGCACCGCCAAACCCTTGGTCTCCGACCTCGTCGGTGGATTCATGGGGTTGTCCGGAAGAACCGACCTGGACAACGCCGACTTCCTGTTGCTCGTCGGTGTCAATCCCGTTGTGTCGCACGGCCATGCGATCTCGATGCCCAACCCGACCGGAACGGTGCGCGAGATCGCCCGCCGCGGGCAGGTGTGGGTGATCGACCCGCGCCGCACCGAGACGGCCCGGCTGGCCACCGCCCACCTGGCGCCGCGACCCAGTACCGACCACGCGGTGCTCGCCTACCTGGTGCGCGAAATCCTGTGCGACGGAATGAAAACCGATGTCCCGATGCAGGGCATCGACGAGCTGGCCGCCGCGGTGGAGCCGTTCACACTCGAACACACCGCGCAGCTCGCCGACGTCGCCGCGGCCGACCTGGTCCGGCTGTGCGAGGCGGTGCGCGCCGCCGAGTGCGTCGCGGTCGAAACCGGCACGGGCGTCACCATGACGGCCGAGCGCGCCAACGTCACGCAGTGGCTCGCATGGGTGCTGATGATCCTCACCGGCGCTATGAACCGGCCCGGCGGCACCTGGTTCCATCCCGGATTCGCTTACCAGCTGGAAACTTTCGGCGAGTTCCTGCCCGTCACGCCGATCGAGGGGGCGTTCGGCCCCGGACCGCGCAGCCGTCCCGAGGCGCAGGCCTTCATCAACGAATGGCCGTGCGCGGTGCTGCCCGACGAGATCGCCGCAGGCAACATCCGTGCCCTGATCAACGTCGGTGGCAGCCTGGTCACCTCGTTTCCCGAGACGGGCAAACTAATTCCGGCCCTGCAACACCTCGAGGTGTTCGCCACCACCGAGATCATCAACAACGAGACCACGGAGCTGGCCACCCACGTCCTGCCCACCAAGGATCCGTTGGAGCGCCCCGACATCACCATCCACGACATCCTCAGTTCGCATGTGTCGGTGCAGTACAGCCCGGCCGTCGTCGCGCCGGTCGGCGAACGGCGCTCGATGTGGTGGGTGTTCGCCGAACTCGGCCGCCGGCTCGGTTACGACCTCGGCAATCTCGGCAATCCCGACACCAGCACCGACGACGATGTGCTGGCTGTCCTATTGGCCGGCGCGCGAACGGGTTTCGACGAGGTGGCGGCCGTGGGCTGGGCGGAGGCGCCGCGCGAGCTACCGGCGGCCTGGGTCGATGACCATATCGCGCGGATGGGTGGCTGGCGGCTGGCGCCACCGCTGCTGGTCGACCAGCTCGCGGCCCTGCAGCCGCCCGCACCGCTGGTGATGGTGCCGCGCAGGCAACGCCGAAAGCTCAACGGGCAGCTCGACTTTCTCGGCGAGGCGCCCGAGATCCTCATCCATCCCGACGACGGCGCCGCCGCGGGGGTCGCCGACGGTGAGAAGGTGATTGTCCGCAGCAGCAGCGGTGAACTGACCGGCATCGCCAAGGTCGACGACTCCATCCGGCGCGGCGCGGTGTCGATCCCGCACGGCCACCACGTAGCCAACGTCAACCGCCTGACCAACAAGGACGACATCGACGTGGTGACCGGCATGGTGCGCTATTCCGGCATCCCGGTCAGCCTGCATCCCGCTTAA
- a CDS encoding NRAMP family divalent metal transporter — MTETTTQPVTDEFDDRRPVSLRTRGRWLRWGLLSVWGPGLVVMLADTDAGSLITASQSGAQWGYRMVLPQLILMPVLYVVQEMTVRLGIVTKRGHGSLIRERFGRGWAWLSAFTLFASAIGALLTEFAGVAGVGELFGVSRWVSIPVATVALLALALTGSYRRVERIGLVVGAAELAFLVAMVMARPDPKALVHGLTSMPLGNSSYLLLVAANVGAVIMPWMIFYQQGAVVDKRLSESTIRQARYDTAFGAVLTQLIMIAVVITMASTIGRHGGGAELQTVGQIAQSLTPYLGHVGGTVLFGLGMLGAALVAAIVASLAGAWGLAEVFSWKHTLNERPNRATAKFYLTYGLAHIVGAVLVLASVDLVNLAVDVEVMNALLLPIVLGLLLALEARALPEQWRMRGLHKHLTRALCFVTIGFGLYMVPQALGLF; from the coding sequence GTGACCGAGACAACCACCCAGCCGGTGACCGACGAATTCGACGATCGACGGCCGGTGTCACTGCGAACACGTGGCCGTTGGCTGCGGTGGGGGCTGCTGTCGGTGTGGGGGCCCGGCCTGGTGGTGATGCTGGCCGACACCGACGCGGGGTCGCTGATCACCGCGTCGCAATCCGGCGCCCAATGGGGCTACCGGATGGTGCTGCCGCAGCTGATCTTGATGCCGGTCCTCTACGTCGTGCAGGAGATGACGGTGCGCCTGGGCATCGTCACCAAGCGCGGGCACGGCTCGCTCATTCGGGAGCGGTTCGGCCGCGGCTGGGCGTGGCTCTCGGCGTTCACCCTGTTCGCCTCGGCGATCGGGGCGTTGCTGACCGAATTCGCCGGCGTGGCCGGTGTCGGTGAGCTGTTCGGTGTCTCGCGGTGGGTGAGCATTCCGGTCGCGACCGTCGCGCTGCTGGCGCTGGCGCTGACCGGCAGCTACCGGCGCGTCGAGCGCATCGGCCTGGTCGTCGGGGCGGCCGAGCTGGCGTTCCTGGTGGCGATGGTGATGGCCCGCCCGGATCCGAAGGCGCTCGTGCACGGCCTGACGTCGATGCCGCTGGGCAATTCGTCGTATCTGCTGTTGGTCGCGGCCAACGTCGGCGCGGTCATCATGCCGTGGATGATCTTCTACCAGCAGGGCGCGGTGGTCGATAAGCGGTTGTCGGAGAGCACGATTCGCCAGGCTCGGTACGACACCGCGTTCGGGGCGGTGCTGACCCAGCTGATCATGATCGCTGTGGTGATCACCATGGCCTCGACGATCGGCCGGCACGGCGGCGGGGCGGAGCTGCAGACCGTGGGCCAGATCGCCCAATCGCTGACGCCCTACCTGGGCCACGTCGGCGGGACGGTGCTGTTCGGCCTGGGCATGCTGGGTGCGGCGCTGGTGGCGGCGATCGTCGCCTCGCTGGCCGGGGCGTGGGGGCTCGCGGAGGTGTTCAGCTGGAAGCACACGCTCAACGAGCGGCCCAACCGCGCCACCGCCAAGTTCTACCTCACCTACGGGCTCGCCCACATCGTGGGCGCGGTGCTGGTGCTGGCCAGCGTCGACCTGGTCAACCTGGCCGTCGACGTCGAGGTGATGAACGCGCTGCTGCTGCCGATCGTGCTGGGCCTGCTGCTGGCCCTGGAGGCCAGGGCGCTGCCCGAGCAGTGGCGAATGCGGGGGCTGCACAAACACCTCACCCGCGCACTGTGTTTCGTGACCATCGGCTTCGGCCTGTACATGGTCCCGCAGGCCCTCGGCTTGTTCTGA
- a CDS encoding cytochrome P450 yields the protein MTVGAAPPSVFEADLPTLSYDPEETPTQVYPRLREAQRQAPVAMGPHGPEVLSYHLVRSVLRDPRFQIPPGINLLAQGIDSGPLWDKVANSLLCLEGDAHHRLRSLCSKAFTPRTVARLHDTMAGVMNELVDQVADAGHCDVVTDIARPYPVPIICALLGAPREDWQQFSLWADDVFKAFSFTVDLRAVEPVVMRAWRELDAYVDEMVERRRHSLTDDLLSDLIRAEDEGDRLDAAELRMLAGGLLLAGTDTTRNQVAASVQVLCEHPEQWERLRQRPELAMRAVEETMRHSPIACGTLRLVVEDAELDGCSFPAGTAVLVNTFAANRDPAVYDDPDRVDITRDAAPPILTFGGGVHYCLGANLARREIAEALNVLANRLQNPRMAGPAPWKPMVSLSGPMSLPIEYDR from the coding sequence ATGACCGTCGGTGCCGCTCCCCCAAGCGTTTTCGAAGCCGATCTGCCGACGCTGTCCTATGACCCGGAGGAAACCCCCACGCAGGTCTACCCGCGACTGCGGGAGGCGCAGCGGCAGGCCCCCGTCGCGATGGGACCCCACGGGCCCGAGGTGCTCTCCTACCACCTGGTCCGTTCCGTGCTCAGGGATCCCCGCTTCCAGATCCCGCCCGGCATCAACCTGCTCGCCCAGGGCATCGACTCGGGCCCGCTGTGGGACAAAGTCGCCAACAGCCTGCTGTGCCTGGAGGGCGACGCGCACCATCGGCTGCGCAGCCTGTGCTCCAAGGCGTTCACCCCCCGAACGGTCGCCCGCCTGCACGACACCATGGCCGGCGTGATGAACGAGTTGGTCGATCAGGTGGCCGACGCGGGCCACTGCGACGTCGTCACCGACATCGCGCGCCCCTACCCCGTGCCGATCATCTGCGCGCTGCTCGGCGCGCCCCGCGAGGATTGGCAACAGTTCTCGTTGTGGGCCGACGACGTGTTCAAGGCCTTCAGCTTCACCGTCGACCTGCGCGCGGTCGAGCCGGTCGTGATGCGCGCGTGGCGCGAGCTCGACGCCTACGTCGACGAGATGGTCGAGCGCCGCCGGCACAGTTTGACCGATGACCTGCTTTCCGACCTGATTCGCGCCGAGGACGAGGGTGACCGCCTCGACGCCGCCGAGCTGCGCATGCTGGCCGGTGGCCTGCTGCTGGCGGGGACGGACACCACGCGCAACCAGGTGGCCGCCTCGGTGCAGGTGCTGTGCGAACACCCGGAGCAGTGGGAGCGGCTGCGGCAGCGGCCCGAGCTGGCGATGCGTGCCGTCGAGGAGACCATGCGGCACTCGCCGATCGCCTGCGGCACCCTGCGCCTGGTGGTCGAGGACGCCGAGCTCGACGGCTGCTCGTTCCCCGCCGGCACCGCGGTGCTGGTGAATACCTTTGCGGCCAACCGTGATCCGGCGGTCTACGACGACCCCGACCGCGTCGACATCACCCGCGACGCGGCGCCGCCCATCCTGACCTTCGGCGGCGGCGTGCATTACTGCCTGGGCGCCAACCTGGCCAGGCGGGAGATCGCCGAGGCGCTGAACGTCCTCGCGAACCGGCTGCAGAACCCGCGGATGGCGGGGCCGGCGCCGTGGAAACCGATGGTGAGCCTGAGCGGGCCGATGAGCCTGCCCATCGAGTACGACCGGTAG